The Opitutus sp. ER46 genome contains the following window.
TGGCCGGACTCCTCGGCCTCGCCTTCCTGCTTCTCCTCGCCCCGAGTTCCAGCTTCGTGCCGGTGGCGTCACAGACGATGGCGGAGCACCGGATGTACCTGCCGCTCGCCGCCGTGCTCACCGGCGTCGCCCTGGTCGCCTCCGCCTGGCTCGGCCGGCTCGGACTCGCCGTCCTGCTCGCGGTCGCCGTGCTTGGCGGGAGCCTTACGTGGCGGCGCAACGAGGTGTACCAGAGTGCCACCTCCATCTGGCGCGACACCGTCGCCAGCGCGCCCGCCAATCCCCGCGCCCACAACAATCTCGGCGGCGTCCTCCTGCCCGCCGGCGCCGTGATGGAGGCCACCGCGCATTTCGAAACCGCCCTCCAGCTCCAGCCCGATTACCCCGACGCCCACAACAATCTCGGCAACGCGCTCATGCAGGTCGGCCGCAGCCGCGACGCCCTGCCCCACTTCGAACTCGCGCTGCGCGCGCGCCCACGTTCCGCCGACATCCTCACCAACTACGGCAGCGCGCTCGCGCAAGTCGGCCGCCTCGACGAGGCCATCGAACGGCACACGCAGGCGGCCGAACTCGCGCCGGAATTTCCCGACCCGCTCTTCAATCGCGGCAACGCCCACTACGCCCGCCGCGATTACGCCGCCGCCGTCCGCGACTACTCCGCCGCGCTCGCACTCGATCCACGCCATCACGACGCGCGGTTCAACCTCGGCATCACGCTCATCGGCCTCGGGCGGCCGCAGGACGCCTTGCGTGAGTTCCGCCGCGTGCTGGAGCTCACGCCCGACGATGCCGCGGCCCACGCCGAGACGGCCAACATTCTGGCACACCTCGGCCAGACCGCCGATGCCGTCGCCCACTACGAGGAGTGCCTTCGGCTCAAACCCGATTTCGAGGCCGCCCGGATCAACCTCGCCCGCCTGCGCGCCGTGCTCCAGCGCTCCACCCCGTCGCCGTGATGTCCTCGCGACCGCCCGCGTTCCGCCTGCTCGCCCTGCCCTCCCGCCCGTGGGTCGCCGGCGCGCTGCTGGTCGTGGCGACGCTCCTGGCTTACGCCAACACCCTCCACGCGCCGTTCGTCTTCGACGACCTGCTGGCCATCCCGCAGAACCCGACGATCCGCCGACTCGATGACCTCGGCCAGGTGCTCGCCCCGCAGGCCAACGGCGGCCTCACCGTCAGCGGCCGCCCTGTCCTGAATCTCTCGTTCGCGCTCAACTACGCCGTCAGCGGTACCGCCCCGTGGAGTTACCACCTGGCCAACGTGCTCATCCACACCGGCGCCGGCCTCCTGCTCTTCGGCCTCGTCCGCCGTACGCTCCTGCGCCCGCGCCCGGGGGACGTCATTGCGCCATTCCCGCGGCGCGACGCCGCCACCGTCGCGTTCCTGACGGCCGCGCTGTGGACGCTCCACCCGCTGCAGACACAGGCGATCACGTACACCGTCCAGCGCGCCGAGTCACTGATGGGGTTCTTCTACCTCCTCACGCTCTACGCATTCGCGCGCGGGACGATTGCGGATTCAGGCGTGTCGTCGCCGCGCGCCGCCCGTGGCTGGCTCGGCGTCAGTGTGGCCGCCTGCGTCCTCGGCATGGCCACCAAGGAGGTCATGGCCACGGCGCCCCTCGTCGTCCTGCTCTTCGATCGCACCTTCGTCGTCGGCAGTTGGCGGGCCGCGCTCGCCCGGCGGCGCGGGTACTACGCCGCCCTGGCCGCCACCTGGCTGCTGCTCGCCTGGCTCGTCCTCAGCACCGGCGCCAACCGCGGCGGCACCGCGGGCTTCGGCACCGGCGTGCCGTGGTGGGCCTACGGCCTCACGCAGTTCCAGGCCGTGACGCGCTACCTCGCGCTCGGCCTCTGGCCTTACCCGCTCGTCTTCGAATACGGCACTTTCTGGGTCGCGCGCACCACCGAGCTGCTGCCTTATGCGCTGCTGGTGCTCGCCCTCGTGGGCGCCATCGCGGTCGCGTGGCGCAAGGTCCCCGCCGTCGGCTTCTGCGGCGCGTGCTTCTTCGCCGTCCTCGCCCCCAGCTCCCTGACTCCCGGCACACTGCAGATGATCGTCGAGCACCGCACGTACCTGCCGCTCGCCGCCCTGCTTGCAGTGCTCGTCGCCGCGGTCGCCCGGCTCGGTGGCAAAGCCGGCCAGCTCGCGCTCGCCGGCGCCGTTGTTGCCGCCGCGCTGCTCACCCACGTGCGCAATCACGACTACCGCAGTGATCTCGCGCTGTGGCAGGACACCGTCGCCAAGCGTCCGGGCAACGCCCGCGCGCACGACTGGCTCGCGGAGGCGTACGCCAACACCGGCCAACCCGAGCAGGAGATGCAGCACCGCGCCGAGGCCGTCCGTCTCAATCCGCAGGAGTCGTGGTACCACTATAACTACGGTCTCGCGCTCGCCCGCCGCGGCCGGCACGCGGAGGCCATTCTCCAGTACGAGTACTCGCTGCGGCTAAAGCCGACCGAGGCCAACACCCACAACAATCTCGCGATCGCGCTGGGCGCGACCGGTCGCGGCGAGGCCGCGCTCGCCCACTACGCCGCCGCGGTGCGGCTGAAACCCGATGATGCCCAGTTTCGCTACAACTTCGGCATCGCCCTCCTCCGCAGCGGACGCCTCCCGGAGGCACGCGCGGAGCTCGAGCGCAGCCGGCAACTCCAGCCGGACAACGCCGACGTGCATTTCAACCTGGGCGCCGTCCGGCTCCGCCTGGGCCAGCCGCAGGCGGCGCTCGCCGATTACGCCGCGGCGCTCAGGCTCCGTCCGGACGACGTCGACACCCGCGTGATGCAGGCCACCGCCCTGCTCCTTGCCGGACAGCCGGAGCGCGCGGCGGCCGCGTTTCAGGCTCTGGTGGAACGTAATCCGCGCCTGGTCTCCGCCCGCTTTGGACTCGGCGAAGCGTTCGCCACGCTCGATCGCCAAACCGAGGCCATCGCCTGCTTCGAGGCCGTCCTCCAGCAGGAGCCCACCCACGCCGGCGCGCATTTCAAGCTCGGCAATGCCCTGCTCGAAGCGGGACGG
Protein-coding sequences here:
- a CDS encoding tetratricopeptide repeat protein — translated: MSSRPPAFRLLALPSRPWVAGALLVVATLLAYANTLHAPFVFDDLLAIPQNPTIRRLDDLGQVLAPQANGGLTVSGRPVLNLSFALNYAVSGTAPWSYHLANVLIHTGAGLLLFGLVRRTLLRPRPGDVIAPFPRRDAATVAFLTAALWTLHPLQTQAITYTVQRAESLMGFFYLLTLYAFARGTIADSGVSSPRAARGWLGVSVAACVLGMATKEVMATAPLVVLLFDRTFVVGSWRAALARRRGYYAALAATWLLLAWLVLSTGANRGGTAGFGTGVPWWAYGLTQFQAVTRYLALGLWPYPLVFEYGTFWVARTTELLPYALLVLALVGAIAVAWRKVPAVGFCGACFFAVLAPSSLTPGTLQMIVEHRTYLPLAALLAVLVAAVARLGGKAGQLALAGAVVAAALLTHVRNHDYRSDLALWQDTVAKRPGNARAHDWLAEAYANTGQPEQEMQHRAEAVRLNPQESWYHYNYGLALARRGRHAEAILQYEYSLRLKPTEANTHNNLAIALGATGRGEAALAHYAAAVRLKPDDAQFRYNFGIALLRSGRLPEARAELERSRQLQPDNADVHFNLGAVRLRLGQPQAALADYAAALRLRPDDVDTRVMQATALLLAGQPERAAAAFQALVERNPRLVSARFGLGEAFATLDRQTEAIACFEAVLQQEPTHAGAHFKLGNALLEAGRLPAAIEHYIACLRLTPDDAAAHHNLGAAYAQLERWRDAEREFEAALRLSPDYPEAKRHLDQVRQILGR